The following DNA comes from Diorhabda carinulata isolate Delta chromosome 3, icDioCari1.1, whole genome shotgun sequence.
TTTGTATTCTTGTATTGGTATTTTGTTGTTGGCTGTTTAGGGAGAATGAAGCTTGAGTTCCTTTCCCTCCAAAAGAAGGAGCCATACCACCGCTTGATCCTGGTGATAACGCATCTGCGTCAGACGGAAAATCTGAATATCTATTTTGAGTCTGCATTTTTTGACCTTCGACATTTCCAAACCCATCAGATGCATAATCCGAAAATTTGTTTAGTCCTGGAGCATTATTTCCAAATTGCGTTTGTTGATAATTTCCCGTAGCTTTAATTCCAGGTATGTTGTAGTCACTATCGGGAACTCTGGATATGGGAACATTTCCATCATTACCACCAAACACATTATCGGAAGATGTGAAATCATTGGATGTTGAAACAGTTTTCGCTTGTTGTTCAGCAGTACCTCCAAAGTTTTGTCTTCGATATCCGTTTTGCTCAAATGAACTTTGTTTTGCCGTGTTCTTATTTTGTTGTTGGCCATTCAAGGAGAATGAAGGTTGGGTTCTTTTTTCTCCAAAAGAAGGAGCCATATTACCGTTCAATCTTTGGGATAAAGACTCTGCGTTAGACGGAAGATTTTGTTGTTGACCGTTTACGAAGAACGAAGTTGACTTCTCTCCAGGAGAAGAAAACATGTTGCcatttaatacttttttgaacATCGGCGAAACTTGGGGACTCGTAACTTCTGATGTAGTCCCTCTAAAAGCAGGATTTTGAAAATCGAATTTCAAACCAGGTTTCATAGTGGCAATCAAACCACATCCACCACAAGCAGGTCGGATGGTACTAAGAGTAGTGAAAACATACGGCGCTTTTTGTGTACTAGCTATGGTTTTTTCTGTAACAGTTCGTGGAGATGCTTCTTGTGCTCTTTCGAATTTTTGAGGAGCTGATGTAGCCGTATTAGGTTTAACTGGTTCCGTGCGATCAGTAAGATTAGCTTTCTTAAGGTATTTAGAAGCTTCTGGAGATATAGGACCGAGAGCAGGAGATCCGTCAAGAGctgagaaataaaataaaaataaagtaaatgaACAGCTTGCAATTAGTAGTTATCtattatttgaatgtttttattgatattgtttttattatcatgATACTCACGGGCACTTATCCGTATGTTTTTCATACTTAGAATTTTAAAATCTCCATTTTCATCTGTTGCATAGACAGTAACATGATAAACACCGTCCGCAGTTATGAACCCAAATTCTCCTTGGATGATACCATTTTGATCTGAAATATTAGATATTATTTACTCAAGCGTTACTATTTCAAGGAATATCAAGGGAATCCCAAACATTATAACTTATTACGTACGAAACGTTGATTTTTCTCTACAATAGAAGCCCGAAATCGATATAATCACACCTCTGTGTCGAAATGGATCGACTGAAGCAACGCATTCTGATTAAAGACATGACCCTAAGCCAATTCATCAAGATTTGATAGCCGTGTGTTTGAATTTGGTGAACATACTGGTGGATCAcccacaaataaaaatgttacaaaactTCATGATCTTGTGTTTTAAGTTCAACGTATGATACTATCAAAGAGTTAGAAGTGACGTTTTATTTGGTGAGTGAAAAAGTGTTAATTACTTTTCATCGTCCATAAAAATAACTCTCTCATCCGCAAAATGTATCTGCGTTAGTTGACGACAGCATCTTGGTATCCATGCTAATTGGTTTTGGGTATATTTAGGATACTTTTTCACTATTTCTTGGTGATTAATGTGATACGGTACTTTTCGAAGTATGGTTTTCATGCACTAATCTTTTTACGGATATACCAACTCTGTCTTTTGCTTTTCTTACCAGTCTTTCTATTCTTACTCTGGTAAACATTCTTGGTTTTCCACTTTAAGTTCAGACATGGTATTCTATCTTTAGATTCGGTTATTGCATATTAAAAGCTTCTGCgtgaaatatttcagttttgaaaaatatgaactATGTCAAGCTTATAGATCTGTCCAACGAAATTATAAACGCTTTTTCTTATGTCCAGCTCTCAAGAAATTCTAATGCAACTGACATAAAAAAAGAGTTTTGTGTGAATATTTTGCAgagaacaaataatattttgctattttgatattgtattaCCAATACTATTGATAAACTATTAACAGTCGAGGTGTGAATAAGCACGATCCGTGAAATAAGAAGTTTGATTCGATGTTGTGATTATAGATCTCTCGAAATAATAAGAAGTGtagtttttgttataatttgtcTTGACCATTATGCCTAAAAACAGTATCATACCGTCCCTGGAAAACCTCGGCACGCTTCACGGATATTTCCATTTGAACAAAGCTTTTATAAACCTTTTATGAAGGGCTTTCATCCGAGCTTATAGagttaatattgatttttatacgGGATATTGTTTGATAAAAAGGTTTTGTGATATTATGCCGCCCTATAACAAAGCTTTTGAAAACTTTGTCGACAATAATGCGGACAatataagaataattaattgggaaggaatgaaattttatttttgcctGTTCAAAGAAAAAGACGCTTTATATTCATCAATTATCTTCGTTACGGATAGTATCAGTTATAGACTCATAATTAATCTTTAGACAATTGGAAAGGACTAAAAAATTTCGAATGgattagaatttaatttttcttaaaaaagggAGCGTTATCACAGTGGTACACCATATATTTCATAAACTAGTGGAAATCAGTATATGAGAATAGATTGCTAAGACcatattctaaatataaaatctttcttatataaaatatgtgtaCATCGGTGGAGCAGAGAGATAAAAGACGCCAGGAAGTAATGTTCAAAATCAAGAAGAATACAAAAGACATTAAGAAGAAGAGGAAATGCAGAGAGTCAAATTAAGAGAAATAATGAGGAATATCTACAAAATAAAGAAGccctaaacaaaaaaaacagagAAGACAAAAGGAGAATATAGAAAGAGCTATGCTCTAGATCAGGAGCCTGCAACTTGTTTGTCCTTAAGGGCGCTatactaaatttgaaaatcaccGAGGGAGCATATTTTACAGATAATCAACAGGTATAAATAGGcattaaaaaacattataactttattttgttGGTGTCATACATGATACTTATAATTCAGTGTGAAACTTGGGTGTCcatattttcaactaatttcttataatttggAACATATTTAGAGTTCCCGATTCTTAAACAATTATCTAAATGTGAGTCATTAAGCTTTGTacgatattttgatttcaaatatttcatatttgagaACGAAGACTTGCAATTGTATGTTGTTGCACgatatgaatacatttttagCGCACATTTCCTTAAAATaggatatttattttcatcgaCTAAGTTCCAAAACATTTCATCATTACTATGcgtttgtaaaataatttcgttttgcaagtttattatttctaattgtaGGTCTTCGATATTATGAAGCTCGAAATACACTGAAACTATTTCAAGGACATCATCTTCAGTAACATTGAatggatttatgaaaaatcttGGAACGGGTTCTAAAATCTTCAAATCTAGAAGAAAACTCTTCTATTAGCTTAtctataatttctaaatatgatgtagcagtaaaattttcattattcaaattcaaactcTCAACAGTATATTTAGTATTTGGGAAAtatgataatgattttttcaatagatgGTATTTCAAGTGTTTCAGTAACTGAATTTAGAGTCGATTCATCATTAAAACGAATCATGGAGGCacaattgacaaaaaataataaacatacagtaagaaatttcatcaattctctGTTGATCCAAGTAGaattgaatttacaaaaagaagAATGTGCTGCAtgtgtcaataattttttaattttttgcgaAGACTATTTTATTTATGGAAGTGGGTATGAACTGGACACAAACttcctataattttatttgaaaaacgtGCAATTATCGGAAGATGATTTGTCTTGTAAAACTGTGAACCAGTCTTCTTGTAACAATTGGTTTCAAGGCTAAAGAATTTCTGCAAGTTCTAGctatgttttgagacctcctgaacacgattatgatggtttttcgaacgTCTGtggtttatatataatatatatatctgtttaagctacaattcttattttcgtctctcgagcaatttctctgggtccgatttggttcaaaattagcatacgtggcttttttggcggcggattgatgttattagagtttggttgaaaacaaatggttatttcgaggggtcgcagtgcaaaaaaagtggtttttgacctttgctcacctctgcaggttaaacgaaaagcgactgaaaaaggAAATTTCACATGTTGGTTCAATTAGTTgggagatgatttcctgtctaaggtcgaaactttccatctccacccttctccattttatggtcatttttgttatattctcttactttttggccagaaaaagtttaactagagggttcgaaacttcgcatgcaagtaggggtgatgttgaagaattgtctttctcaagttcaaagttttcttcttcagttcttctagcacaaaacgctcgaaatcattttgatcgttgtaattgttgaactggaccgcctcctatttaatgaataatacgtgtatgatcgttgctagggtgattttttttacttcccattttcgaaatttcttgtcattatgacaattttttatttgttgtcaattggaattgaacaagagggttcgagactaccgggtctattgaaattatgaattttcattcgagagagagagagaattaacttgtgaaatgaaaagttattgggGAATAGCAAATTtcccatataaagaaataagattgagaattgatatcattttcaaaaaattcattttatggaaagatttgtttgtgtattagttaaattcttcattcgacgaaaaattcgactttcgtgatggagctctgctgctcacgggtTTTTTTTCATGTAGCGgttggaaatttataaaatttacttttcatgCTCGAATTTTTACACTACACAACAACTCTGGTGACCcagttttgtttaatttattataattaaaacaaacaacgtgtatttgtttataatttcggtTATAATAGCCTCCCGTATTGCTCAATGTGACCACTGCGAACGCTTCAGTCGATTTAATTTCCCCTACTATACCTTCCCTCAGAGCGAATGAAACCATCTTCATCGACGGCTAAAAAACTTCAGGTCCACACGCCGGATGGATTTGGTAACTTCTGAGTATGTGTGTGCCATATCCAATAATATAAATGGATATATTCATATCTCACTCAATAAGTTATTGTTTATCTTAACCACTCAGGGCCCTGTCTAACGTTTCACAAGGCTCCAAACTAACCCACACTTCTATACATCAATACTCGAATTGGTGCGGGATATGGAGGGtgattaaaaattctcaacaaACCCAAACCACCATCTGTAACATCAACACCCTAAGCGTAAGACTTCTACTACGGCAATTGCTACTCAGTGTCTTTGGAAGCTTCGCAGAGAAACTGTTTATTTGGGAGAGCAAAATTAGTATCAACTAACTTCATATATATGAAACCAACGCCTATGCTACTATCCAACTATCAACTCTTGCGAGCAGTCATTTCTTAGATACTGCCAATAAAAGTACTGATTAAGCCCCAGCAATATAGACATAATCCTAATTCTGACACGTCCAAATGATCATCAAGCCTGATATGTGATTCGCACTATAGAATCAAGCAGCGCCTTTATCAGAAACACCTTCATCACCCCCTGGATTTCCATTAGACGACCTCTTTTCTCTAAGCTTAAGTGACAACTTACTTTCGAAGCCATCTACATCGATCGTCGAGGTTATTTGcgtttttaattaaatctaCTTCCACTCTCCAAAAGCCGTTTGCTTTCCCCAGAtctatttttcgttttaattatTGAGCTCTGTGGTCTTAGCACCCTACGTGTGGAATTTTGATTGACCAATTATACCATCTGAAAAGTCAGAAATTCGTCATAAAAGGCCATTTGGTCTTATTAATTGGTAAGCgctagaaaaaatttcattaaggGTTATATTTTTCAAGATCATTAAGAAATTTTAGCACCTCATTcacgaaaacaataaaaaattcgtACTACTATGAGATATGTAATAGTGTACAAAGAAATAGGATATGTTTTTAAGATACGAGAATACGTGAAGGTCAAAGTGCATGCATGGGATTTGGGGGATGATATTAACGAGcttttgtgataattttatatggacacaattttttttaattataaatattgtaggtacttaacaaattaacaaattaccATGAAAATTAGCTTCTAAAATacatttatcataatttaagtCTTTCAACTcttactttatatttatactgcAATATTCTTAAGTTTTCCCCATTAAGCTTTGTTCATATTAAAGAATTGTGCGTCTTCATTGCCCTGATGTGGTGGATCTTCGGCCTTGATACGATGAACCGGCCCAATGCATGCACGTTACGACAATGGCAacatatttactttttcttaatattaaattaaactgaccaaatatttatatgacTCCCCAATTATCAGCGAATGCTTCTCGATCGCGCATAGgtggaattttttaatatttttcatgaaagaGGTGctaaaatttcttaataatcatgaaaaaatttaaaccatcaataaatatttttctaatgctAATCAATTAATGAGACCAAATGAGCTTTTACGACAAATTTCTAACCTTTCAAATGATATAATTGATCAGTCGAAATGGGGTGTTAAGAATACGTAGCCTAATTCCAAGCACGATAGAAGTGATCTGATGCCTACGAAAAGAAACGTCCTCCTAAGAACCATCAGGATCCTAATcctggagaaaaatattttcctatatcAGGTCCGTtgctgaaataaaatataacctACTGAAAATGTTCCTTGTCTACAAAAAAGAATGCTTCAACTAGTCTTTCGTATGAAGCcatatcaaaatgttttcattgaactaaactaaaaatgaagatcattaatttgatatttttcaaataacccGAAtctttaaagtaattttttctaaatatttaaaatttccatattAAACATTTGTACGGTGGATAGACAACGAGGATACATGAGAGTGACCGCCATATTTAACCAAAACTCGGCTGATATCGCATTTGTTTGTCTCATAtactcaattaaaaattatttgaaaagaatttttaactaaaataataaatacgaaACCTATTTATTTTGTAACTTAGTTTCGGTTAGTTTGGGTTTGGCAACTCTTGAATGAAACAGTAGTTGCCCTGACATCTGTTGAATCAACGAAATACTAAGCGATAATTTCTGTTACACCGATCTTACCATGAAGTTATTTACATGAAATATAATGttctgtaataaaattttccacATACTTATAAAGTAGCGATCTACAACGTATAGCACTCGACTTCATATAATTTGTAATAGATGGTCGTCAAATCGCTActtcatttcattaattttataagaCCATTTATTATTAGCAAATTGTAATTATCAAGGGTAAACACGTGAGAAATAATATCTTTGatcgttaaataaaaaattaattgtataaaaatttcattattataattatcaatcGGAAATTAAGTCAGAGCTTGCTGGACCTAATTTTTCACGGTGACTGATACTTCTGCTCTGCCTCTGACGAATTTTCGAATAAGAACAAtcatttatcattatcattacaCCTATTATGACAAAGTCTGTTTGCAAAACCGTATAactcgttaatttttttaaaaaatcgctGTTTTAAGTATATTAAATGTATGTGCCTGCGAATCAAGCAAGAAAGTGGCAGAGTAGtcttatttatatggaaaagaaACCAGAAGAATGTTTTATATATACGAGTAGCCCTATTGTAacctaaattattatttatcttcaAATGATTTGCACACTTTTGTGTCTGGATGAGTGGCTTTCAGAATCGTTTCTTTTACTCTTTCAGTAATTTTTGACATAGCAAGTAATGGACAAATTGCTCTGTAAAATACTTTCTCTTCGAAAGGTTTTCCTGGTTTATAAATAGATGGGATTTGGGATACTTTCCATTAAAACGGGAAATAACTGGTGTCCAAAAAAGTGCTTCGATTGGTTAACCgcgaaataatacaaaataaaccatatttcattaaatttacttttgaaattttaaattgattcaattaataaaacagtaccgaataatttttattaacaatattgaaataagTGTAATAAGTGACATTTTTCAAACAGTTTCGTGAGAAGTGAACCACAAATTGACAGTTTAAATATCGAATATGAGAATGTAATTGCTTCCATAGCCAAATAAACGACGGTGGAACGTCTTGTTATTACTTAGTAATTTCACAAGTTCTTAATAAATCAAGCAATAATTTTCGTTGTCTTGCAAGTTTGCCTTTAGCAATCCATTGGTGGAACCAGCTTTCATGTACAGACTCATTATATCTATCTTATTTTGCTTAAAACACGTCACAAAGGCATGAGAATTGTCCTTTCAAATACGAAAATGATACATAACTCCATGGCCTTGTGGTGCAAGATCATCGTTTGATATTATCAATCGAAGAAAGTAATTTCTCAAAACACGTGCTACATGATATATGTATACatgttcaaaaaatgttttgttactTTGGTAACGATGGATGAGTCGTGGATCCaggtatttgaatatttttcacatatgaaGCAGTAACTTTAACCAATTTGCTATTATTCTCTTGTCATGTAATCATGATAATAGCGTTAGAATGTATTACCCATTATTGTCTATTTATCGACAAAAATCAGTGAACCAAAATAATGCTCAGTGCATGATCATCCCGTGAACATATCCCGGGCAAAACGGGACGTGACATCGATATTGGTCCCATTAGCCGCGTGGGACGGTCCAGTGTGGTGAGATTGTTTGTATTTGTCTGTTGCGCAAATTTCTTAAACATGTCTGACCAGACTGTTGATGACGTTATTTCCTAAACGGCAAATATTTCGAGAGTATCTTTTTCAAATGTCTACCGAATCGTTCTAGAGTACAGAGCTAATCATTCAGTGGCCGGCCaaaaaaagtatctataaagaaaaaaaattgatgattttgaCAGGAGCGCCATCAGAAGTGAAAAATTGGATAAAGTTCTGAGAGTAGTTAACGAAAATAAGGATTTTCAAAGatcaacattttataattaattaaaaggaATGGTATTTCAAGACATAAACCGAGGAACGAATAGTTGATTAAAAAAGAAAGCGGAAATAATTGTTTGGAGGCGAGGATAcattagaaaaattgagaaatttcgtggagaaaatagaaaaatttactatCTGGATGCAACATGGGTAAACGCTGGAGAAACTAAAGATAACGTTTGAGTGTAATCTTTTATACAATCCACGAGCCAAGCTTTCTTGGATGGACTTTCCACGGGATCAAAAAACCCATCAGGTaggtaatatttcaaaaaactattttataagcTTTTGGTTAGTGCCACCTGTCTGTGTATGTATGTGTGTAAACATTTTAGCAAACGATGGTTGCGGCAGAGCTTTTAGAAATTGTCGAAGAgcataaaaaaaagtataacttaaacattattgatgaaatggacaaaaaacaaaataaagtcaTTTCACAATTACTGCCTTACCATTGTGAGCTCAATATCAATGACTTGATCTGAGTACATGAGAAACAATATGTTACagcagaaaataaaacatttcaattttccgaagttaaaaatatttttcacgaaGATTTTCAGATAATTGATTCTGATAATAAGTGGAATAAAGACATTGTCATTGATTTGCAAGTTAAGCCCCTTATATAAATGTTGACGACAATGGAAACTCAATGTTATCTGTTGGGGAAtaagaaaatgtgtttattgaggttttttattttaatgtttcaattcagatatttttgaatttttaaattaataagagaaagaaagaaatacttaattgtcaaaaaattgttacaatttgtaaacaaaacaaaacaaaaaacgaacaaaaaaactaaagaaagatacaaatacaataaaatttcaaaatacaaaagaaaaccacaatgaattacaaattataggtaatagtaataggtaataattagtatataagtccatagcaaaattaagcAAGTTTGCAGCATACCATAAATATCCAATCAACCgtctaaaaaatgattttataaataccCAGTTGGAACTTGCCAAGACTTGGAGGGATTACGCTTCATTTCTATTTAGAGATGACATACCAAAACATCCTAGCACTGAAAACTTATCCGGCCCTCCCATTATCCGAAGTAAGGTAGAACACGCCATAAAAGTACCAAAGCTGGGTGAAGCTACTGGACCAGATGACATTCCCACCGAGGCTATAAA
Coding sequences within:
- the LOC130891118 gene encoding uncharacterized protein LOC130891118; the protein is MLSRKVLTFIIITLEVISSQKDSDEGRPYEFGFTIDGQQHRHEKKDQNGIIQGEFGFITADGVYHVTVYATDENGDFKILSMKNIRISAPLDGSPALGPISPEASKYLKKANLTDRTEPVKPNTATSAPQKFERAQEASPRTVTEKTIASTQKAPYVFTTLSTIRPACGGCGLIATMKPGLKFDFQNPAFRGTTSEVTSPQVSPMFKKVLNGNMFSSPGEKSTSFFVNGQQQNLPSNAESLSQRLNGNMAPSFGEKRTQPSFSLNGQQQNKNTAKQSSFEQNGYRRQNFGGTAEQQAKTVSTSNDFTSSDNVFGGNDGNVPISRVPDSDYNIPGIKATGNYQQTQFGNNAPGLNKFSDYASDGFGNVEGQKMQTQNRYSDFPSDADALSPGSSGGMAPSFGGKGTQASFSLNSQQQNTNTRIQTSVVISHSQQNTENEQRQYFGSTAEQQAKNVPTSNVFTSSDKMFGSIGGNVPVSRVSGSDYNSPGIQTTGKYQQSQFSDNLQASDGYRNLPEDGSSYGETGQNRNSGYGSGSNSNQAAGRMNAGFSQDKFGDFSSKPTSSNGPNPLLQSQEIQKLPPVVVSDNVIHVMGKKPFDIPIKDKYPGMMDGLPEGVEVKDVTNILYKFKYTVGFHGHYEKGLKDGSKIGGYFVNGRDGISRVVTYVADENGYRPKFKFINLGLDSPDTPNEKTEKTFGLKDFEFVWYPVE